TGGAAACAGTGAATTAAAACCCATTATCCTTGACCTTGATCGTTACCTCAGGGAAGCAGGGGCAACTCCGGAAAAACAGAACTGAATTAACGCCTACAAAGCTGATTCAGTGAACTGACAAAGAACAGATGACCGACACAATTAAAAACATTGACGAAATTGTTCGAAAAATTGAGCAAATCCCTACACTTCCGATTGTTTCGAAGAAGATCATGGAACTGCTTCACAACGATGATACACCCCTCTCAAAAATTGCAGAACTGATCGAGCAAGACCTTTCAATTGCAACACGTATCTTGAAAATAGCAAACTCGCCATTTTACGGGACGCTGAACACAGTAACTTCAATAACACATGCCTTAACGATTCTCGGTTTAACGGAGGTGAAGGGCATACTTTCAGCCATCTCTATTCAAAACTTCTTCCCGCCCGAGCAGGAGGACTCGATTTTCAGCAGAGAAAAATTCTGGCAACATTCGGTCATCTGTAGTCAGATTGCCAAGTTTCTCGCCCGCCATTTTTCGATACCAGACGACGGTTCACTTTTTCTTTCCGGTCTCATTCATGATATGGGCAAAGTTATTTTTGATGTCTACTTCAACAAAGAGTTCACCCAAATTGTTGATTATGTGGCAACAAGAAAAGTTTCTTTCAGCAAAGCTGAGAAAAAAATATTGGGAGTAACTCATTACCAGGTCGCAGCAACAGTCCTGCAACAATGGCGCATCCCAAATAAAATTATCAACCAGGTGTTTTATCACCATGCCCCATGGCAGGACAAAACCTACCCCACCGGTTCGTGCCTGATCTACCAGGCCAATATTTTCACCAAACTTGCAGGGTTTCCCGCCTCACCTTTTGAGGCTAACCTTGAGCTCCCGCACTTGATCGGCCCGAACGCCATGAGTTATCTTACCAAGAGTGGTTTCGATCTTGGCAACCAGACAACTGAGCTCCTGCTGGTGCAAATAAATCAGCTGATCCAGGAAGACAGCCACAAGGTCATGGGAATTCTCGGCAGCCGCTAAATTGTCCTGGGAGGCATGCTATTCACCCCGGCAAATAACCGAGCCCACCAACCAGAATTTTTTTCTCAAAATAGTTTTTTTTGGGCAGAAAACAACATTACCTTGCCTATTTCGGACATTTGATATACGTTAGTCCCCTTTTTCACTATATTAAATGTCCCCGCCGACGTTTTACCTACCGAACATACTCAGATGACAACAGAACAGAAATACATTCGAAACGTAGCTATTATTGCCCATGTTGACCATGGCAAAACCACTTTAGTTGACCAACTTTTTAAGCAAAGCGGCATGTACCGCGAGAATGAGACTGTCTCTGAACGATTGATGGACTCTATGGACTTAGAGCGTGAAAGAGGGATCACCATCGCCTCCAA
The sequence above is drawn from the Desulfobulbaceae bacterium genome and encodes:
- a CDS encoding HDOD domain-containing protein, producing the protein MTDTIKNIDEIVRKIEQIPTLPIVSKKIMELLHNDDTPLSKIAELIEQDLSIATRILKIANSPFYGTLNTVTSITHALTILGLTEVKGILSAISIQNFFPPEQEDSIFSREKFWQHSVICSQIAKFLARHFSIPDDGSLFLSGLIHDMGKVIFDVYFNKEFTQIVDYVATRKVSFSKAEKKILGVTHYQVAATVLQQWRIPNKIINQVFYHHAPWQDKTYPTGSCLIYQANIFTKLAGFPASPFEANLELPHLIGPNAMSYLTKSGFDLGNQTTELLLVQINQLIQEDSHKVMGILGSR